From a region of the Neobacillus niacini genome:
- a CDS encoding UvrB/UvrC motif-containing protein, translating to MICQECNQRPAALHFTKIINGEKTEVNLCEKCAQEKGEMFMINGGSGFTFNNLLAGLLNIDPTVQKQNQNTFHQEEVLQCNKCSMTFPQFIKVGRFGCAHCYETFKEQLPPVLRRLHSGNWSHSGKIPKRIGGSIHLKKQVENLKNELKELIQQEEFEKAAKIRDEIRTLEKELPSSSKGGE from the coding sequence ATGATTTGCCAGGAATGTAATCAAAGGCCTGCCGCACTCCATTTTACAAAAATCATCAATGGTGAAAAAACCGAGGTAAACCTTTGTGAAAAATGTGCCCAAGAAAAGGGCGAGATGTTTATGATTAATGGTGGATCAGGCTTTACTTTTAATAACCTATTAGCGGGTCTATTGAATATTGATCCTACTGTTCAAAAACAAAATCAAAATACATTCCATCAAGAAGAAGTACTTCAATGTAATAAATGTTCAATGACATTTCCGCAATTTATTAAAGTTGGAAGGTTCGGATGTGCCCATTGCTATGAAACGTTTAAGGAGCAGCTTCCACCCGTCTTAAGGCGACTTCACAGCGGAAATTGGTCGCATAGCGGTAAAATACCAAAAAGAATTGGTGGAAGTATTCATCTCAAGAAGCAAGTTGAAAATCTTAAAAATGAGCTAAAAGAGTTAATTCAACAAGAGGAATTTGAAAAAGCTGCTAAGATTCGAGATGAAATTCGTACTCTCGAGAAGGAATTACCTAGCAGTAGTAAGGGAGGGGAATAA
- a CDS encoding CtsR family transcriptional regulator, protein MRNISDIIEKYLKQVLEMSDKEHVEIKRSEIADKFQCVPSQINYVINTRFTIERGYIVESKRGGGGYIRIMKVQSHDLADLIDHLLSLIENRIAQATAEDVIYRLVHEEIITKREAKIMLSVIDRSVLYIDLPFRDELRARMLKAMLTSLKYK, encoded by the coding sequence ATGAGAAACATCTCCGATATTATTGAAAAGTATTTAAAACAAGTATTAGAAATGAGTGACAAGGAACACGTTGAAATTAAGAGAAGTGAAATAGCAGATAAATTTCAATGTGTACCGTCACAAATAAATTATGTCATTAATACGCGCTTTACCATTGAACGAGGGTATATCGTAGAGAGTAAACGCGGGGGAGGCGGGTACATCCGAATCATGAAGGTTCAGTCCCATGATTTAGCCGACTTAATTGACCATTTGTTGTCGCTCATTGAAAATCGTATCGCACAAGCTACGGCAGAGGATGTAATTTACAGACTCGTCCATGAGGAGATAATTACAAAACGAGAGGCAAAAATAATGTTAAGTGTTATTGACCGTTCAGTCCTTTATATTGATCTTCCATTCCGAGACGAATTACGTGCAAGAATGTTGAAAGCGATGTTAACATCATTGAAATATAAATAA